AGTGGAGCGCGCAAGGCAAATCCACCGATGACATTGCTTGTATCCTCGGTGTTACCAGGAACACGGTTGAAAGCCATCAGCGCAACATTCGAGGAAAGCTCGATGCGATCAATGTCGCGCATGCCATCGTAAAGGCGCTGCGACGGCAGGAAATCCAGATTTAGCAATACCTGAATACCGTCATACGTACGCCAAGTGCGTTTTCCTACGACCCTCCGCCTGGAGGCGTCATGGTTCGTATACATTTGGTCAATTGGGACAACAGGAAGCACTACAGGAAAGTTCTGGAGCGCTACTTTCGGATACGGTATGAGATTTACGTCAAGCAGAGGCGTTGGCGCGCCGTCGCACGGCCCATCAACATCGAGATCGACGCCTTCGATAACGAGCATACGCTTTATGTTCTGGCGCTTGATACCAACGGCAAGATCGTAGGCGGCTCCCGTCTCGTGCCGACGCTGGAACCGCATCTCATGAGCGAAGTGTTCCCGGTTCTCGCCGGCGGCAGGCCCCCGAGAGCGGCGGAAATCTTCGAATGGACGCGTTTCTTCGTCGTTCCATCGCTTCGCACGCAAGGCGCCCCGTCGCCGATCGCCGGCTTCGTTCTTTGCGGTCTGCTCGAGACCGCTCAGCGTCTGGGGATTCGACAGATCAGTGTGGTGTGCGAGACATTCTGGCCAAAACGGCTGCGCGCCCTCGGCTGGACGCTGACCGAGCTCGGTGACGTTCTCGAACACCCCGACGGCGATATCATCGCGTTGCTGATCGATGTCACGCCCGAGGCTGTTGAGCAGACGCGCCGTGCTTACGGCATCAGCGGCGTCTTACTTGCGGAATGAGACAGGCCAACCAGGCAGCAAGATACCGGGGCTCTTCGGTCAGCGGCGGGCTACCAGCTGGATTCATATATGGCGAGCAAGGTGCGTCAGCTCTTGGAGCCAGAGATTGCGCAGCGGTGAGCCAAATATGAACTGATTAGCGTGCTCATATGACGGCTCGTCGTTCGATTAGCATCCTTGTGCTACTGAAGCGACCCGCCGCCCGCGTTCGCCATCTCGTCCTTGAAGCTGACTTTTGTACCTTTTTGCACCATGGAGGCGAGGTCCTCGGCATCCCAGTTGGTCAACCTGATGCAGCCATGCGAGAAGGTCGTGCCGATCTTGCCCGGTTCGGGCGTGCCGTGAATACCGTAGCTCTCGATGGAAAGATCGATCCAGACCACGGGATTGTTCGGTCCGGCCGCAATCGTGAATGGCCGTTTGGCTTTGACCCCCTTGAAAGCGAAGCGCGGATCGTAGTGATAGGTGGGATTGCGCACGACGCGTTTGACCTCCGCCTCGCCGCTCGGCGCCGGCTTCTCGGCACTGCCGATGGAAGCGGGAAAGACCGCGAGCCATTTACCGGAAGGATCAAGAACGCGCACCAGGCGTGCGCCCTTGTCGACCTCGATGCCGGCAATCGTGGCAGGAGAATCCCCCCGGTCAATATCCGGAACCAGCAACTTAGTGCCGGCCTTCCTGAAGCCGATGCCCGGATTGAGCCTCCTGAGCAATGCTCGCTTATGTGGAAGCGCTCGGCCAGCTTCTCCGTGACGTTGTGATAGCCGAGCCTCTGCAGGCGTGCCATCCTCTCCCTGCGCGCCGGAATGCGCTTGGTGAAAGGTCCGCTCACATCCTTGCGCGTCAGTTCGTAGCTAATCAAGACTGGTTTGGTGGAGGTTGCCGTCAGCCTGTCCCAGGTTTCCCGCGTGAGCGTCCCATCGGAGGGCAATCCGTTCGCGGTCTGAAAGGCCCTGATGGCCTTTGCGACGTTCTCTGAGAAGCGGCCCTCGACCAAGCCTGGCGAGAAGCGGGCGCGATCCAAAAGTATCTGCGCTTTCAGGATAGCCGGGCTGAAGCCTTTCGATCTTTCGGCTGAGAATTGCGCTTGATTGACAGTGGCGAGGTCCAGCTTGGCCGCCGCTGCTCCGCCGCAAGTGAGGGCAAGCGCCGTAGCCACGACGAGAAGGAGCCTGACCATCGATGCACTCCACCAGAGCCTGTTTCTATGGCCCAGCAAGGCCGATATTGTTCCCAGGCGCCAACTCACTGTGGGTTGAAACGAAGGAAAGTCATAAGACCGTCCGGCTTGATGGGCGCTCCCTCATTGCCGAGGTCGGAGCGAGCGGGGCAGCTGCAGATATACGTCGTTATCGACCGCGCTTCGGACTTCAGCCTTCATCAACTTGCCGAGGGGGACTCCCCCAAACGCATCCAGAGACTTTCTGCTGAGCCTGCCGTGGCCTGCAAAATCCGCACCGTCCCAACCGACGATGGCGTCCCGTTCACCAACCCCGATGCCGCTGATCAAGGAGGCAATTCGCGAACGGCCGGATATATCGCGCCAGAAACGACATCGTGCACCGCACGACCAAGGCCAGGCATCCGTGGGCCAAGGGCCTGGCAGGAAGAATGAACCGGACCATCACAGACGCCACAGTCAAGCGCTTCTGCGACGAGAACCACGACCAACTCCGCACTCATCTCACCAATTCCTCGCTGCCTACACCTCGCCCGCAGGCGCAGGACCCTCAAGGTTTCACCTATGAGTCCATCTGCGAGGCCGGGCATGATCGGGAAGGCTTCACACTCGATCAGATCCAGCAAAAAGGGTCTAACATCTAGGAACGACGCGCAGGGGTAGAAGGTTTTGCGCCAATTGCCCCGTTGGCAGGAACTGCCGTGGCGGAGCGACGTTTCCATGAACACGCAGTCAAGGAGTGCTAGAATGCAAACCTCACCCGCGAGTTCCGGGAATTTTCCGACGGCGCCTGCCATCGTTCCCTTCCATGGTACAGTGACGGTCAGATTTTCCGACGCCATTGTTGCGTCCAGCGAGCGCGCAAAAGTGCTTTACGAAGAAGGGCGAAATCCGGTCTTCTACATCCCGTTCGAGGATATCTATTTCGAGCTTTTCGAGAAAACCAACGCCACCTCGGAGTCCGCGTGGGGTACGGCCGGCTATTGGCGCGTTCACGCAGCCGGTGCATCCGCCGACAATTTTATGTGGGCCTATGAGACACCTGAACCGGCCGCCCTGGCCATTGCTCGGCACGGGGCTTTCGACCCACACAAGGCCCGCATCGACGCCGATCCGGCCGAGGACAAACGGCATACGCCGCACCTCCCCGCATAGTTGTGTAGGAGCGGATAGGGACTGCCGACATCCCGACTATCAGCGCATCGGTTGACCTACTGGGCGTGCGCTGCGTCGATCTCGGCTTCGACATGCAAGCTTTGTACGAGAACCGTCGATGGACACTATCCTGACGGAGTGCGTTCAGCCGGCACTGGAAAAGCGTCCGAAGGTTTTGATGCGGAAGGAGAGGGCACGTTCCAGTCTTATGTGTCGCGGCGACCCCCTGATGGTCAGCAGAGATATTTCGGAGGTTGCAGCCGGATCCCGTAGCGTCCCCACGGAGAGAGGGGGAACCTAAATCTGCCGGCCATGTTTGGTTGGGCACAGCAAAAGGGACCAATCGATGGCACCGAAATCATCGCGCGATATTCCGGGACAAAAGCTTCGCAAAGACGAGGATAGGCATACCCGGAAGGCCACTGTTAAAACCCAAGACAAGACGAACGACTGGGATCGTGATGCAGTCCACGGTGACGGCGACACAATCGGAATAGAGCCTGAGCAAGGGATCGAGTCAAAATAGGCGTTACCTTCCAGGATTATGGCATTGCCTAAGAGGCTGAAGTGAGCCGCCTGGCACCCAAGTACATTAAATTACGAAGCTAGGTGTATCAGTTCGTCGACACGGGAAGCTAAAGCATCCTGGCAATCAGCGTCTAACTGCGGCTTCCTTTGCCATCAACGTTCTCATGAAAATGACTAGATGAGGGAAAGGCGGCTGCCCGGCTGTGGCAACCGCCTTTTGTGACCTTAGACGTGATCGGGCGTCCAGCTTGTGAGGGACGGGGGCGTGATCCCACCTTCCATCAGGATGTCTTTCTTCCGCGCGAAGGCTGCAAAAACGCCTCTTGCGGTTTCAGGGTCAACATCGCCTACCAACGCGGCTTTGCAGGCTCGAATAGCCGCTTTCTGTTCAGGGCTATTGCCGCACCACTCCACTGCTAATTGATAGGCGTCGGCAACGGTGTTGAGTTGACGGGGGAAGCCTAACCCAACCCAGACGCGAACCGGTTTTTCAAAAGGTTTTGCGAGCATCGTGAACGGCCTCCTTCGCAAACCTCAAGCGACCAATCCGCCGCTTTGGCTCTGGCCTCCAGAAACCACCCACGGCATGGCACTTGTGGTCTCTTCATGGATCTTGGCTGATTTTGCAAATCCGCAAAATGCTTGGCGGGCGGCCGAAAGCGGATAACCGCTGTCGAATGCTCGCTGGCAGGCGCGAAGAGCGGTCTGGTAAATAGCGCCCCGTCTCTCTTTCGGCCAATCGTAGAGGAATTCCAAGGCGTCCTCGAGGTCAGCAATTTCCTGTATTAGGTTGCTGCCGCTTTTTACGAAGATTGGGTTGTCGAAAATCCGATCGTTCATAGGATCCTCCAAGTCGAACGAACAATTGAGTTTTTGATGTAGGCGCGCCATCAACGGTCAGGCCCGGCGGCCATATGGGTGTGAGGATTTTCCCCGTCAAGACCTGTCAAAAAGTGGTGTGAAAAAGCTAGCGCACCCGTTGGCTTCCACCTCCGCGATCACCCTGCGGCCGTTTGTTGCCGCTGGACTGAAGGATGCCGCAGGTGGCGGGCTTTTTGTTTGGCGGAGTGGAAAGGACTAGGCCTAAATCGTGCTGCCCGGACCACCGGCAGCACGGATTGAACTAGGATTTGTCTTCATCTTGTGCCGGGCTCGCATTCCGGGAAGCAAGGCGGGACGAGGGTTGGCCTTGATTGCCACCCCATCGGCGAGCTTGATGCTTCCCGAGCCTTGGCCTGATGCTGCAGAACGAAATCGCGTCGTCAAAGGGTTGCGAGGACTTAGTCCATGACCGGCTTGACTGATTGCAGGTCTCGGAGCCCGGTCGTGCCGGCACAGCAGCAGCTCAGCGCCGCAAAGGGGGCCGCGGGCAATTGTCTTACCAGCCTTGCCTGTTGTACCAGTCGTCGATATCCCGACGGGCGCGGTCGCGTTCGATGCCGTAGCGCTCCTGAATCTTACCTTCGAGTTGATCGCGTTTGCCAGCGATGCGATCAAGGTCATCATCAGTGAGTTTTCCCCACTGTTCTTTGACCTTGCCTTTCACCTGCTTCCAGTTTCCCTCAACGCGGTTCCAGTCCATCACGACCTCCTTCATTCAAAAAAGATCGAACGTCGTTTTGCCGCGGAAGTTCCAAGCGATCGGCTGTTGAGGTCCAATGGACAGACGAGCCGATCGCATGTCTATGGCATCGCCAACCTCTAACACGACTTCCTCGACGGCACGTTTCCAGCAGGACGCAGGCGCTGTAGGGCGGACTCGGCCTCGGCCGCTCGCAGGATTTCGGCGACAGCTACGCGGTTGGCGGTTCGGTCGGCTCCAAGGTGAAATGGTGAGCGCAGCCATCGTCGACGCTGGACTGATCGGAGATTACTCAGCCGCCGCTCGCCAGAGCCTGTTCTCGCTGGGCAATCACGGCGGGATCGTTCATGAAGTCGGTCCGTTTGCGCGGCTTGCGCCCGCGCTTCAAATAGCCATTGCTCTGACTGCCATCGGGAATGCCGAACATGTGGTTCGCCTGGCCGGTGCGGCGCGGGCCGTGTTGGCTGCGCTGACGGTCGCGGCCAGCCTGCATCTCGGCCCACCATCGCAAGCGCTTCGTCCAGGCGCTTGCTCTCGACAAGCTCCGATCTGTGAACCGAGCGCAGCTTGTCAAATGTCCTGTAGGGTAGGGACGTGCTGCCATGCATGATCTCAAGGCGGCCGTCGGGATAGTCGCTAACAACAACCTTTTTGCCGGCCAGTCTCTTCGGAAAGGCGCTGGGGTCGAGGATGAACAACACTTTGTCGTAGCGCAGTGTCAGGGCCTGCGAGAGCGTTCGGAACTCTTTGCGGCACATCGCGCTGTCCAGGTTCTCATGCTCCGCGAGGGGACGGTGCATGTCCTTCGGGTTGCGCGGCTCCTTCCAGAAGCGGACATTGAAGTCAGCAGCGAACTCGGCCGCGTAAGCGTTCGCCGCCTCGATCGTGCTGATGTTGCGCCTGTCGCATTACCAAATGGCTGCTACAGATCAAAATAGCATAACATACATTATGGAACAATTTTTTAATGTTTTAAATCAAGTAGTTATATCGGACCCCCTGCATGTACTCGCCAATTAGTATGGTGCAAGTGCCCAGCAAGATTGCGACATCCACTGCCGGCTGGAGGGTGGTTTAGACGGCGGACTCCTTCAATTTAGCCGGAGTCTTGACCACCATGACCGGGCGCTTGAGCGCTCGATGCCCACGGCCGAGGAGCCCGGTTTCGGTATCGTCGCGGGAGGCCCTTATAGTTCCGGCGCGCTCGTTGGCGGACCGAACTTCAAATATGCTCCGGCAACCCCCGCGACCCTCGACAGAGTTGCGCGGAACAAGGCGATCGCGGATAGCTATGGTATCAGTATGAAGGCGGCCGGCTTGCAATTCTCGCTGGCGCATCCCGCAGTCGCCGCGGTGATCCCGGGCGCAGGCCGCATCGCCGAAGACAGGGCCGCGCCCAACGAGATGATTCCTGCGGAATTCTGGCCGGATCGCGGCGGTCGGGGCTCATCAATCAGGAGGCGCCGACACCGGGCTCGGTATGACACGATTTCGGAGAGGTTCGTTGCCGCAAGCGACAAGACTATCTCTCCCGGTGTCGAACGCAATTCAGCACAGCAAATAGGAGCCCACACTCTCATGCTCGAGAGCTCGGACTTCGGGATTGTGGCCTAGCGCTTCTTAGGCTTCGGCGTGATCTCCTGGATCCGCACCTTGTCGCCGATCTCCTTCGCCATATTGAACGCTTTCTGCTTGTCCTTGGTGGTCAGAACGGTGCGCCAGTGCGGCTTCTCGAAGACGCTCACCACGTAGGTCGTTGAAGGCTTGTCGACCATCGCTGCCCCCGTAACGTTGAAAGCCCGCACTCCTCTGGTGGAGAGAAGGCGGGCCGATCGGAGGCCCGATCTTCGGCAGGGGATGGAGGGCACCACCTGTCTCTCACTTCAACTTTTAGGGACAGCTAATGTTCCAAATCGAGGAGAGCCGTAGAACCAGTGTCGATATCGGCGAATGGATGCTCAAAGAAGGACTATGCGGTGGACTGGCCGAGATACGGCGCTGGCTTCTATGCCAAGGCTGAGACCAACGCCGGGACAACCGAGCGGGGCGGATGAGTTGGATCGTTCGACCGGCCATGGCAATGGCGCAACCATATGACGGTTCGATAAGCAATTCGCGCCCGGTAATGGGTGCGGTCGAGCGCCGCCTGGAGCTGGTATTGAGATAGGCTGTCCTGTCATCTTTTGCCCATTTGCCTGGGCTAGGCTGTTTTTCACGGCGGGCTTTGGAGGAGGTCATCTGATGACGACAAGCTTGCCGGCACCCTGAAAACCGCGGCAAACAGGTGGCCAAGCGCCTGCTCGGCTATGATTCCCGCAACAGGCTGCGCATCCGCCAGATCGAGGCGTTCACGCTCTTTCTCGAAGCGGGCATCCGCAAGGCCGCCGACGTCATCGAGATCTCGCCGGGCTGGAACCGCACCTGGCGGGCGATGTGCCCGAACTACCGCTGCGTCGACTTCCCCCGCCGTCGACCTCTACAAGCAATATTCGATCGTCATCGCCGACCAGGTGCTGGAACATGTCCAGTGGCCGCACGCAGCGGTGCAAAACATCCATGCCATGACCAGGCCCGGCGGCTGGGCGATGGTGGCGAGGCCCTTCCTGTTCCGGGTACATGCCCGGCCGCACGACTACAACAGATGGACGCCCGCCGGTCTCAAGCTGTTAATGGCTGAAGGCGGCTTCCCCCAAGCAAACTTGAAGGTTCACGGCTGGGGTAAAAAGGCGTGCGCCCGGGCTCATATCGGTGGCCCGGTGCGCGCCTACGGCCT
This is a stretch of genomic DNA from Mesorhizobium japonicum MAFF 303099. It encodes these proteins:
- a CDS encoding CsbD family protein is translated as MDWNRVEGNWKQVKGKVKEQWGKLTDDDLDRIAGKRDQLEGKIQERYGIERDRARRDIDDWYNRQGW
- a CDS encoding DUF427 domain-containing protein, translated to MNTQSRSARMQTSPASSGNFPTAPAIVPFHGTVTVRFSDAIVASSERAKVLYEEGRNPVFYIPFEDIYFELFEKTNATSESAWGTAGYWRVHAAGASADNFMWAYETPEPAALAIARHGAFDPHKARIDADPAEDKRHTPHLPA
- a CDS encoding methyltransferase domain-containing protein, coding for MIPATGCASARSRRSRSFSKRASARPPTSSRSRRAGTAPGGRCARTTAASTSPAVDLYKQYSIVIADQVLEHVQWPHAAVQNIHAMTRPGGWAMVARPFLFRVHARPHDYNRWTPAGLKLLMAEGGFPQANLKVHGWGKKACARAHIGGPVRAYGLWRDLSKDEDYPLMVWAFAKKELATPQ
- a CDS encoding DUF982 domain-containing protein; translation: MLAKPFEKPVRVWVGLGFPRQLNTVADAYQLAVEWCGNSPEQKAAIRACKAALVGDVDPETARGVFAAFARKKDILMEGGITPPSLTSWTPDHV
- a CDS encoding DUF982 domain-containing protein, with the protein product MNDRIFDNPIFVKSGSNLIQEIADLEDALEFLYDWPKERRGAIYQTALRACQRAFDSGYPLSAARQAFCGFAKSAKIHEETTSAMPWVVSGGQSQSGGLVA
- a CDS encoding acyl-homoserine-lactone synthase, producing MVNWDNRKHYRKVLERYFRIRYEIYVKQRRWRAVARPINIEIDAFDNEHTLYVLALDTNGKIVGGSRLVPTLEPHLMSEVFPVLAGGRPPRAAEIFEWTRFFVVPSLRTQGAPSPIAGFVLCGLLETAQRLGIRQISVVCETFWPKRLRALGWTLTELGDVLEHPDGDIIALLIDVTPEAVEQTRRAYGISGVLLAE
- a CDS encoding L,D-transpeptidase, whose translation is MLRRLNPGIGFRKAGTKLLVPDIDRGDSPATIAGIEVDKGARLVRVLDPSGKWLAVFPASIGSAEKPAPSGEAEVKRVVRNPTYHYDPRFAFKGVKAKRPFTIAAGPNNPVVWIDLSIESYGIHGTPEPGKIGTTFSHGCIRLTNWDAEDLASMVQKGTKVSFKDEMANAGGGSLQ